The following is a genomic window from Archangium lipolyticum.
TGGCACGTGAGGCTCCGGAGCGGGCCCGCGCCGTCTCCGAGAAGCTGCGCGCCCCCGTGAGCGTCATGGATGTCTGGCCCCTGGACGCGGGCAACCTCGCGAAGGATCCCCACTTCATCACCGGCATCGAGCTGATGAGGCTGGAGCACCGGGAAGGCGCCGCCGAGCTGCTGGCCGTGGACCGCAAGGGCCGCAGCGAGGAGTCCATCCGGCTGCTCTTCCACATCCTCAACACCACCGGCCACGAGCGTCACGCGCGCCCCATCGCCTGGGCCCTGCGCCGCGAGGGACTGGCCGCGCCCACCGAGGCCGAGACGCGCCTCATCTACTCGGCGGCCTACCCGCACGCCTTCCGCGACCTGGTGGTGCGGCACAGCCGGGCGGCGCGGGTGAACCCGGACCTGATGCAGGCCCTCATCCGCGAGGAGAGCGCCTTCAACCCCAGGGCGCGCTCGTCCACCGGGGCGCTCGGGCTGGCCCAGCTCATGCCCGCCACGGCCTTCGCGGTGGCGCGCCAGCTCAACGTGCCGCTGGCCACGCCCACGGCGCTGCTCGAGCCCCGGGAGAACATCCGCCTCGGCTCGGCGTACCTGGGCAGCCTGCAGCGCCGCTTCGCGGGCAACCCGGCGCTCGCGGTCGCCAGCTACAACGCCGGTCCCGGCGCGGTGGATCGCTGGCTGTCGCGCTTCCCCGATGCCGAGCTGGACGAGTGGGTGGAGCAGATTCCGGTGGAGGAGACGCGCCTCTACGTCAAGCGCGTGCTCGGCAGTGCCGCGACCTACCAGCTCCTCAACGCCTCGGACTCGCTCACCACGCTGGCCTTCGGGGAGCGTGGCTCCAATAATGCGGGCTCGCGCTGAGCCCCATGTCCATCGACGAGATTCACGAATCCAACACCCAGTTCCATGACGCCTGGCGCTTCTTCGCCAGGAACAGTGTCGCCGGGGAGGTACTCGACCTGCCCGAGGTGTCCATCGCGTCGAGCAACGTCTCCTGGTCGATGATGAACGCGGCCTTCCTCCCCGGTCCGGTGGAGACCGAGGAGGCCCTGGGGCGGGCCGCGGCCACCGCCGCCCGCTACTTCGCGCCGGGGAAGCACGGGTGGATGTTCGCCCTGTGCGAGGACCAGCTGCCCCCCCGGTTGAGGACGCGGGCCGAGGCGCTGTTGGCCCCCCACGGGTTGGCGCCCTCCCTGGTGGCCACGGGCATGGTGGCCGAGCGTCTCGCGCCGCCCATGCGGCCCCTGCCGGTGATGGACATCCGCCAGGCCAGGGATGCCGAGGGCCGACAGCACCTCTGCGACGTCAACTCCCGCTGCTACGACGTGCCGATACCGGTGGGGCGCGAGGCCTTCGACGTGCCGGCCCTCTTCTCGGGTGAAGGCAGGGGCTATGTCGGCTTCCGTCAGGGGGAGGCCGCCACCAGCACGGCCGTCATCCGGGTGAACGGCGTGGCCTACATCTCCATGGTGGCCACGTTGCCCTCGCACCGGCAGCTCGGCTGCGCCGAGGCCGTCATGCGGCACGCGCTCGACGAGGCGAAGCAGGCCTGGGGCATCGAACGCACGGTGCTGCACGCCACCCCGGTGGGGCTGCCCGTCTACCGCCGCATGGGCTACCGGCCCGTGACGCGCCTCCACTTCTACATGGCGGCGCCCCCACAGGGCCGGTGAGCCGGCTCAGCGGCTCGCGGAGGGCAGCCCGAGCGCGCTTCGCAGCTCGCGCAGCTTCGCCTGGATGGCGCGCGCGTTGGCCGGCCCCATGCGCAGCAGGTGCTTCTGCGCGGCGCCGAGTTGCTCCAGCTCCGGGGCCGCGTAGGCGTAGTGCACGCCCGGCGTGTCCACCACCTCGATGTCGCCCTCGGGCACGGGCGTGTCGAGCAGCCGCTGGATGGCGTTCGCGAGCGTCTGCTCGAAGCCCTGGCCGGGGCGGCTGATCTCCTTGTGGGCCTCGTCGATGAGCGGCCTGAGCACGCCGTAAGCCCGCGCGGTGGCCTGCGTGTCGAGCGAGGAGACGACACGCACCACGGGGTCGTAACGGGCGAAGCTCTCGGGGGCGATGAAGGTGCGGCCATCGCGCTCGGCGACCTGGAAGGCCCCCTGGGGCGCCAGGAACGCGAGCGCCGCGCGCGGGCTCTCGCCCTCGGCGATGTTGCCGATGGCCGAGGTGAAGCGCCGGATGAGATCCTCGGTGGAGGAGAGCCACTTCTGAAGATCGGGCTGGGGGGACAGAGGGCCCACCAGCTCGCGCACGCGGGCGTCGCTCTGAGACAGGGGCGGCAGGCGCACGGCGGGAGTCCCGGCATCCTCGTCCGCCGAGGGCGCTGGAGCGGCGGCCACTGGCCCGGCGGGAGCGGCCGGAGCCGGGGCCTGCTTCTCACCGCGCAGGAAGTACCAGGCAAGGCCGGCCCCCACCATCAGGACCGCGACGATGCCCACCACCAGGGCCTTGCCAGAGGACCTGGGCGGCGGTGCGGCGACAGGGACACCTCGAGGCTGCTGCGGATCGCTCATGATTCCTCCTGAGGGGTACGAGCCACGTACTGCTCCAACCGGGCGATGCCCAGCTTCTTCATCCGGCTCTGCAACGTGGAGGGTTTGAGACCCAACAGCGCCGCCGCGCCCCCCGGGCCGTAGATGCGGCCCTGCGTCAACGCCAGCACGCGCAGGATGTGCTGGCGCTGCACCTCCTCCAGCGTGGGCACCGCGCCCTCCGGCAACGGTGGCAGTGGCAACGGCTCCGCCCCCGCCTTCGTCCCTGGCGTGCGCAGGGGCAGATCGAAGGCCTCCGCCCCCAGCTCCGGCTTGCGCGACAAGATGGTGGCCCGCTCCAGCGCGTTGGCCAGCTCGCGGATGTTGCCCGGCCAGTCATAGGCCGCGAGGCGGGCGATGCCCTCCGCCGTCACCTTCATCCCCCGCCGTCCGGTGCGCTTCGCCAGCTCGGCCAGGAGGAACGCGCACAGCTGCGGCAGGTCCTCCAGCCGCTCGCGCAGCGGGGGCAGCCGCAGCGGGAAGACGCTCAGCCGGTAGTACAGATCCTCCCGGAAGCGCCGCTGGGCAATGGCCTGTTGCAGGTCCACGTGGGTGGCCGCGAGGATCCGCGCGTCCGAGCGCACCGTGCGATCGCTCCCCACCGGCTCGAAGGTCTTCTCCTGGAGGGCCCGCAGCAGCTTGGCCTGGAGCTCCACCGGCAGCTCACCCACCTCGTCCAGGAAGAGCGTGCCACCGTGCGCCATCTGGAAGCGCCCGGCCCTGTCGCGCGTGGCGCCCGTGAAGGCCCCCTTCACGTGGCCGAACAGCTCGCTCTCCAGCAGCCCCGCGGGGATGGCCGCGCAGTTGAGCGTCACGAAGGGCCCCTCCGCCCTCGAGCTCCAGCGGTGTACCGCCCGCGCCAGCCGCTCCTTGCCCGTGCCCGTCTCCCCCAGCAGCAGCACCGGCGTGTCCGTCTCCGCCACCTGCCGCCCCCGCATCGCCAGCTCGCGCACCGCCGGGCTGCGCGACGTCTCCAACACCCCCACCTCGTCCCCGCCCAGCTGCGACTCCAACAGCCGCGCGTGCTCGTGCTCCCGCCGGTGCAGCACCTCGAAGGTGCTCTTCTGCTCGGCCTGCTGCAGCGAGGTGGCCAGCATCTGCCCGTACACCTCCACCAGCTCCACCACCGCCTGCGGGTACGTCTCGCACTCCGTCCTGTCCAACGTCAGCAGGCCGTAGCAGCGCTCCCCCGCGCACAGCGGCACCACCATGCACGAGTGCCCCGGCGGCAGGTCGAGCACCCCATCGAAGGGGTCTCCATCTCCGTGCGCGTGGTCCTCCTGGGTGAAGGCCCGGGCGCGGCGCGTCTCCAGTGCCTGTCCCAGCGTGGGAAAGTCCGCCAGCTTCAGCTCGTGGCGGCGCACCTTCTCCGAGGCCAGCGGCCCCCGCGCGGCCACCGACACCAGTTTCCCTTCTCGCAGCAAGAAGAGGGTGGCGAGGTCGAAGCGCACCACGCGGGTGAGCCAGTCCAGGCCCCGGCGCAGCAGCTCCCCCACGGCCTCCTCGGAGGTCGCCAGCTCGATCAGGTCCCGGGCATCCCTCAGGGGCCCGGTTCGCGTCACCGCAACGATGTCGTCCGCCATGCGTCAGCTTAAATAACCGGAGCGCCACCGAAATGTCAGTGGCGTCCGACACCGAAGTTTCGGTATGCACCGAAGTGGCAGCGCCGTTCAGGGAGTGAGGAAGAGTCAACCCTTTGGAATCACGGGTGTCGTTTCCCTGGCACGGAGGCTGCTCCAAGTAGTACGCGAAGAAACCCTTAGCCGGTCTGCCAGGCAGGCAGGCCTCAACAACCCAAAGGAGTCGAACCAAATGCTGACCGTTGGCGACAAGCTTCCCGCATTCAACGTGACCGGTGTTGTGAGCCTGGAGAAGGGCAAGGAGTTCAAGGAGATCAACCAGGACACCTACAAGGGCAAGTGGCTGGTCCTCTTCTTCTGGCCGAAGGACTTCACCTTCATCTGCCCGACCGAGATCGCCGAGTTCGGCAAGCGTGAGAAGGACTTCCAGGACCGCGGCGCGCAGGTGCTCGGCGTGAGCACCGACAGCGAGTACGTGCACCACGCGTGGCGCACGCACCACCCGGACCTCAAGAACCTGCCCTTCCCCATGCTGGCCGACATCAAGCGCGAGCTGAGCACGGGCCTGGGCGTGCTGCACAAGGACGCGGGCGTGGCGCTGCGCGCGACCTTCATCATCGACCCGCAGGGCATCATCCGGCACGTGTCGGTGAACGACCTGTCGGTGGGCCGCAACGTGAGCGAGGTGCTCCGCACGCTGGACGCGTTCCAGACGGACGAGCTGTGCCCCTGCAACTGGCAGAAGGGCGAGGAGACCCTCACCAAGAAGCTGGCGAAGGCGGGGTAATACGCCATGGCGTCGCTCGAAGTCGTTCGCGGTGAGCTGGCGGATGCCCACAGGGACACCCGCCTCAATCTCCAGTCCGTGCTGGAGAGCGGAAGCCTGACCCCCGAGCAGCGCTGGGGGGTGGCGGTGGCGTGTGCCTTCGCGGCTCGTAACGAGAAGCTGAAGGAAGCCATCCTCCACGAGGCTCGCCAGGCCCTGGGCGAGAAGGCCGAGCCCGTCGTCGAGGACGCGCGCGCCGCGGCCTCGCTGATGGCGATGAACAACGTCTACTACCGGTTCCGTCACATGGTGGGGAAGGAGTCGTACTCCACCAAGCGGGCCGGTCTGCGGATGAACCGGCTGATGCAGGTGCTCACCAACAAGGTGGACTTCGAGCTCGTCTGCCTCGCGGTGAGCGCCATCAACGGCTGTGAGACGTGCATCAAGGCCCACGAGAAGGTCGTCATCGAGGGCGGCCTCTCCGAGGACCAGGTGCACGATGCCGTCCGCATCGCCTCGGTCGTCCACGCGGCGGCGGTGGGTCTCGAGTCGTAGGCGTTCCGCTTCATGCTGACATCAGACGCGCCCTCCGGTGGAAACGCCGGGGGGCGCGTCGCTTTTCAGCGCGGCGCATCCAATCTCCAAACCACACGAAAGGAAGAACGCATGTACCGCA
Proteins encoded in this region:
- a CDS encoding GNAT family N-acetyltransferase, which gives rise to MSIDEIHESNTQFHDAWRFFARNSVAGEVLDLPEVSIASSNVSWSMMNAAFLPGPVETEEALGRAAATAARYFAPGKHGWMFALCEDQLPPRLRTRAEALLAPHGLAPSLVATGMVAERLAPPMRPLPVMDIRQARDAEGRQHLCDVNSRCYDVPIPVGREAFDVPALFSGEGRGYVGFRQGEAATSTAVIRVNGVAYISMVATLPSHRQLGCAEAVMRHALDEAKQAWGIERTVLHATPVGLPVYRRMGYRPVTRLHFYMAAPPQGR
- a CDS encoding DUF3014 domain-containing protein — encoded protein: MSDPQQPRGVPVAAPPPRSSGKALVVGIVAVLMVGAGLAWYFLRGEKQAPAPAAPAGPVAAAPAPSADEDAGTPAVRLPPLSQSDARVRELVGPLSPQPDLQKWLSSTEDLIRRFTSAIGNIAEGESPRAALAFLAPQGAFQVAERDGRTFIAPESFARYDPVVRVVSSLDTQATARAYGVLRPLIDEAHKEISRPGQGFEQTLANAIQRLLDTPVPEGDIEVVDTPGVHYAYAAPELEQLGAAQKHLLRMGPANARAIQAKLRELRSALGLPSASR
- a CDS encoding sigma 54-interacting transcriptional regulator, translating into MADDIVAVTRTGPLRDARDLIELATSEEAVGELLRRGLDWLTRVVRFDLATLFLLREGKLVSVAARGPLASEKVRRHELKLADFPTLGQALETRRARAFTQEDHAHGDGDPFDGVLDLPPGHSCMVVPLCAGERCYGLLTLDRTECETYPQAVVELVEVYGQMLATSLQQAEQKSTFEVLHRREHEHARLLESQLGGDEVGVLETSRSPAVRELAMRGRQVAETDTPVLLLGETGTGKERLARAVHRWSSRAEGPFVTLNCAAIPAGLLESELFGHVKGAFTGATRDRAGRFQMAHGGTLFLDEVGELPVELQAKLLRALQEKTFEPVGSDRTVRSDARILAATHVDLQQAIAQRRFREDLYYRLSVFPLRLPPLRERLEDLPQLCAFLLAELAKRTGRRGMKVTAEGIARLAAYDWPGNIRELANALERATILSRKPELGAEAFDLPLRTPGTKAGAEPLPLPPLPEGAVPTLEEVQRQHILRVLALTQGRIYGPGGAAALLGLKPSTLQSRMKKLGIARLEQYVARTPQEES
- a CDS encoding peroxiredoxin, yielding MLTVGDKLPAFNVTGVVSLEKGKEFKEINQDTYKGKWLVLFFWPKDFTFICPTEIAEFGKREKDFQDRGAQVLGVSTDSEYVHHAWRTHHPDLKNLPFPMLADIKRELSTGLGVLHKDAGVALRATFIIDPQGIIRHVSVNDLSVGRNVSEVLRTLDAFQTDELCPCNWQKGEETLTKKLAKAG
- a CDS encoding carboxymuconolactone decarboxylase family protein; this translates as MASLEVVRGELADAHRDTRLNLQSVLESGSLTPEQRWGVAVACAFAARNEKLKEAILHEARQALGEKAEPVVEDARAAASLMAMNNVYYRFRHMVGKESYSTKRAGLRMNRLMQVLTNKVDFELVCLAVSAINGCETCIKAHEKVVIEGGLSEDQVHDAVRIASVVHAAAVGLES